Below is a genomic region from Peptococcaceae bacterium 1198_IL3148.
AGTGGCCTGGGATGCCACAAACGGTATGGTAATTGCTTACCCTGCAGGGCAAGAACAGCCTGACATTAGCACTGTGGTAGATTTTGTTGGTGGCCAGTTACCAAAAGTACCGGAAGTACCAGAGGTTCCAGTGCAACCACAAGTACCAACTGGTACCATAGATGAAATTGTGGCAAAAGCAATGCCTTTTAGTGGTCAACCGTTTAGCTTTGATGGGTGGAATTTTGCAGAAGGATGGGAAGAATCCCTACAATATGATCCCATGACTAGAGAGAAAATAAATCTCAAATTTCAAAAAGTGACTGTAGATGAACTGAGACAATCAAATGGTATTCATATTGGTGATACGTCTGTTATTCATGATGTCAAAATTACTGATGAAGGGGTATATACAACTCAATCTTCAATTTATCATACTGGTTTAGGGTTTATACTGGTGGAGGAAGGTAATATTATAAGATATAATTACAGTACGAACCCTGATATGCAAGGTACAACAGAAACAACTTTTGCTGCTAAGAAACATATTCGCGGTGGTACTTACAAAAACCCTCTACCTACCCCTGATATGAATAAAGTAACCGGCGTATTGTTCCAGTACGGCGATAAGTTATTACATGTGGATGTTAAAGGGGGTAAATGAGAATGTTAAAGAAACTTATTAACTGTTTGTTAATACTAACATTAATAATTACAGCCGTTCCAAATGGAGCGGCTTTCGCTTTGCCTTCTGAAACAGAAAATCCCCAACAGGAACAGCTTATCCATCAACAGGTAATTATGGGTTATTTTGATGTTTGGAAAGGGTCTACATGGCAGGATACCAATAATGATGGTGATATTGATGCTAGAGGTGACAAAAATAAACCGACCAAACCTTTTACTTACACGCTAGAGGATAAAGTAAAAGAAGGCTGGACAATAACCAGAGTCGAAGTTCAATATCCTTTCTCAGCAGATGATTATGTAAATGCAGGTGGTAGAATGTCTGACCCAGCCGGAAATCCATTGCAGAGCATGATGCCTTACCAAAGGTTTAAAGATAATTATTTAAAATATCTACCTCAAAGTCTTTCTGTGAGTGTTGCAAGCCAAGATTTAGTAGCAGGTAAAGCTCAAGTTCAATGGAAATTGGATTTAGAATACTTAGATCAAAATTATTCCTTAGACTTAACAGATTCTTCTAACCGCACAAAAATAGGCTATGAAGTTAAAGACATTGAAGAAATGGTCGAGGGCTGGCGTTGGTACCTACCAGGTATTATCAAATGGTATGCCATACCACCAACAGAACTACCTAATATCATGGTGGGTGAAATCGAACCAGGTGTAACCTCTGGCGAAGCAGTACCAGGTACACTATACTCTGCTAATGCAGAGATAGTTAACGAAAGTGATCAAAGCTTTACAAACGTGCCGGTGGCAGCATATAACAACGGTTGGCAAGCAAAGGTAAAAGATCAATCAGGCAATCTTGTAAGCACTATTAATCTCGGGCCGAATGAAACAAAAGTAATCAACATCAACTACACAGCCCAAGACCCCACAAGTGCCATTAAGGTGGTAGTAGATACGGCACCACTACCAGAAACGATTGAAGAGCAGACAAAAGAGGATAATGTTGGCGAAATTGAAGTTTTGGCTAAAGTTGCAGATCCACCCCCAATGTTGGGCGGAGATATAAAATTCAAAGCAGTTAACCAGACCGGCACAATTACACGTCCTGCTGGTACAGCGAAATGGACAGATAAGGTAACGGCCACAATAAATCCACCGGCACCTAAAGCACCAAGGGGCAGTATAACCAGTTGGAATATAACTTCAGCAACACTGACAATACCAGCTAAAAACCCAAAATTCACCTTTGGTAATCCGTTGCCACCGCAGGGAACTAAGACATTAAACATGAGCACAGGTGGCCACAGTTCGTCAGTAACATTCCAAGAAGATTGGGCCATGGACGGGGCTAAGATATATAATCAAGTTACACAGAAAATGATGGCTGTTACACCTAAGAATTACCCGATAACCGCAAAATATACAATTCACTACACATATGAATATCAAGTAAAACATAGGAGCTGCAGCAAAAATAGTGAAGGAAAGCGGAGATGCAAAACTTGGTATGAGACGAAAACTGGTTCAGGAAGCACTTCTGGTACTCTATCGGGCAACTTATATGTCAATGGAACAGGCGTAAATAGTAGAGCGCAATAATCGGTTTGAAGCCCCTGAATAGGGGCTTTTTCTAATCTTTTAGAAAAGGAGGTTGATAAATGCAAAAGAAAAATCCAAACGAAGGATATGCTTTGGTAGTAGCTCTTGCTGCTGCCCTTTTCTTTTCCATGATAACTCTATGGCTTTGTCCAGTCAAAGCGTATGCAAATGAAATGAATGCTCACTCCCCCGATCCTGAAAACCTGGGCATATATGTAAGAGAAATACCAGTAGTGTTATACAATGCTGCAGTAACTGAAATTGATGGATTAACAATAAAAATTGACAATCCAACTTGGGTATGGGCAAGCGAGTGGACAGGCAAAAAATATGGGGTTAACGAAGGTGACGATCTTTCTAATGTGCAGACAGAAATCTTTTTGTTACGAACAGATAAAGATACCTACAGTCCTACAGTAACCAAAGAGTTCAGACTACCGGTTGCCAACAAAGGGAAGCATAAAATATTTGATTTTATTACCCAAGGCGAGCGAGGTAATATTTCTGTAACAGCTAAAGGGCCGGTACCTACTCCTAGTGCATTTCATAATCAATCTTCCGGAATAAATGAAAACTTAGCCAAGCAATACGGGCTAGATACCAGTTTCCGATTAACACCGGCGAACCAATTTGGGGAGAGATATTACCACTTAAAAGCTCAAACTAACCAAGGGGCTACTGCTGTATATAGCGTATTTGATAACTTGCTTAATATAGACGAAACATACCTAAGATCAACCCATTTAGCACCAAACTATGACCAGTGGGTTCCAGAGTATGATTCCCAAGGTAATATTATAAACCGTGATGAGGCTGATAAAAGTACATCTTTTTATCGTGGCCGTAATTGGAACAGTCAATTAGGCACTGAATCGACTTTATGGGTACCTGGAAGTATTGCAGCAGTAAGCCAAAACATAGACTTAGCAATATCAACTTTGGATAAATACGAAAACCTTAAACTTGGAAGCGAAGTAGATATAAAGGTAGTTGTAAAAAACAATTCCAGCGTACCGGTTACAACGGATCTTAAATACCGGATAAATGGTTCATGGAAAAGTGCAGAGGATAATATAGCACTACAACCACAAGAGAATAAAGATCTATATATTAAAGTGCCGGTTAAAAAGAATCCCTATAGCATCATAGTCAAAGTAAACCCTGCAGAAAACAAACCAGCAATTGAAACCAGTTGGAACAACAATACATCAGTTGTAAGTATAGCAGCCGGTACCTTTACTCCACCACCTTCACCAGTGCCGGGATCAGAAAGCAAGGCTGACATAACCTTTAAGGCGGTTAACCAAGATGGCAGCGTAGTTAGAGAACCTGGTACAGCAAAATGGACAGATAGCGTAACGGCCACATTGACTGTAACTAAACCACCAATACCCTTTACTCAGCCTATAAAGGGTGGGGATTATATTAGCGATATTAAAGTAACTGGTTGGAATATAGAGTGGGCCAAAATAACATATCCAAAGAAACATTCAGAGTTTACCTTTGGAAACCCACTAGAGCCGGTTGGTACTAAAACTGTTAATATGACACCAGCAGGTAATTCAGCAACGGCAACATTTAAACAAGATTTCTCAATGGATGGGGCTAAGGTATATAACCAGGTAACAAAGCAACTAATGGCAGACAGTCCTAGGAGATACCCTATTCATTGTCAGTATAGGATAAAATACACCTATGAATGGATAGAAATAAAATTGACGGAGGCAGGAATAGTACAGCAGAAATATACGGGCAATGATTATATTGACGGTTCAGTAAATAAAAGTTTGTTAGTAAATGGTACTGGCGTTAATAGTCGTGCTCAATAACCTTGGCTTTAAGCCAAGGTTATTTTTATAGAGGCTTTTAATTAAAACGGAGGTGGCTTAAATGAGTAAAGACAGTTTGGAAATGTCTAATCAGGATTGGGATAGCATAGTTGATGTACAGAAAACAGATATTGTAGAGGAATTAGCATCACAGATTTACAAGGAGCATCCCGATTTATTTAATGGAGATAAAGTGGCTTTGGGTGAATCAATAAACGTTGACTATTTAGAACAGATCATAAGGCAAACAGTATTAACCCGTAAGGATTTATTACCAGATGAAATTGAAGAAATTACAGGTAAAATTTTAGGCCAAGCAACAGGGTATGGACAACTATCAGAGTTTTTTACAGGGCCTGAAGCTGAGGAAATAACTGAAACAATGATTAACCCTTCTAAGGATGGACCAAAAGTTTTTGTTGGTAAACATGGTAGACCTCATTATGTAGGTAACCACTATTTTAAAAATGATCAAGAGGTAAAAGACTTTGTGCAATTACACTGTGACAAGGCTGGTCGCTCATTTACAGCGGAATCACCTGTAGTAGACGCATGGCTTCCCGATGGCAGTCGTTTAGCAGCTATGGGGTATAAAGCATGTCCTTTAGGTACAATGATTACTATACGTAAATCACCTGTTCTTAGACCACCACTGCCATTATCAGTTATGGTTGCAAATGGGACAATGCCACAGCTATTCAGCGATATAGCAAAAGATTTGTTAGTACCGGGGCAGTGTAATATTGGTGTCTTTGGTCGTACAGACAGTGGTAAGACAACTCTATTAAGGGCATTAGGCTTATTTATTGATCCAATGGATAGAACAATGATTGGCGAAACCAGTTTTGAATTATTTATGCCAAACCTAGAAAACTGCATAAACGTTGTAACAGTAAAAATCGGTGGAAATGAAATTCTAAGTATGGGTGATATATGCGACAGTTTTAACCGGAATAACCCCGATAGAACTATTGTTTCAGAGATACGGGCCGGGGAAGTTGTTGCAGCAGCGGAAATAGCAGAATCAACTTCCGGTGGATTCTGGACAACAGCCCACTGTGGTTCAGTTAATCAATTGCGTTCCAGATTGCCGAAAATGTTTGCCCGGGGTGGTATGACATTACCAAGAGAGTTGGTAGATGATCAAATACGATCAATGTTTAATTACCTAATTTTTGTTGATAAAGATAGTATGAAAAAAAGAACCCTTATGGAACTTGTACAGGTAACTGATGATGATTACAGACCAATAATCCGCTTTGACAAAGAAGAATATGCACTTACAAGAGGTAAAACCAGACGGTGGATATATGAAAATCCTATTTCCAATAAAGGTTTGGCTGATCTAGGCTTTAGAGGCGGCACAATAAAACCTGAATATGAAAAGGTTATTGGGAACGGTTATTTATATGCTGCCGACCAGGGGGGAGTACAGTGTTAATTAAGTTATTGTTACTGTTTAGTTTATTTTTGTTATTTTATTTACTTATTGTAGGGGAGTTCCCTGTAAATTTAGAAGCACTTTTAAAGAGTGATCTTCCAAAACAAAAAACATTTAAGGATAAATTTCAAGTATATGTGTTACCTTTAATTTCAGCAACTATATTTTTCTTCTTTGGAAGAGTAGTATTTTTGAGTGTATTGTCAGGTTTGATTTTTGCCTTTTTAGGTTGGCATTTACCTAAATGGGTATTGAAGTGGAGGGAGCATAAGAAAAAAGAAAAACCAAGGGAATTAGCAAAGGATTTTATAACAAGTGCTGCTGGTATGTATGGTGCCGGACAGTTAACTACAGATGTTATTCGGCACTCAGCATTACGTATGCCTGCACCTTTTAACCAAGATTTTCAAGAAATGCTTGCTAGAAGAAACCTTGATGGCGCTCCTTTCCACGTAATGCTTCGCCAGATGGGAAACAAATACGGTTTAAAGGAATTTGATGCGGCGGCTGCAATTATTGAAGCCTCTGAAAAAGCAGGTGGACCAACAGCCGCGGCCAAAGGGCTTAAACGGCTTGGTGTGGCACTTAGAAAAAGGGAAAAACAACTTATGGAACGACGAAAAGCTAACATGGAACCGCAAATCGCCTGCCTTTTAGCCATTGTTATTTTGTCATTAGGTTTAATCATGGATGCTACTGTATTTCGAGCCGAATACCGAGAAGTACCCATAATAATGGCATCAGGTTGTTTAATTGTGGTTGGTTTAATCTTTGCAGTAGTAAAAATATCAAGCAATGCAGATCTTGAAAGTTAGAAGGGAGGAATGTATTTGGATGCGATATTATTCATAGGACTGTTCGCCTCTGTCCTAGTTACATTTTACTTACTCTTTGTTCCAACAAGTGAGTATGATACTACACCAGTAGGTTTAACAACTGAGTTTCTAAAAACACAGTTAGAACGATTCTTTAATTCAGGTGGCAATGAGAAAAAATTAACAATTATTAATAAGTCAATAGATGACATTATTAAGTATGCAACATTTTTTGGTTTAGGTTTTGGCTTATTGGCAACTATTTTAACTGTAAAGTTTATAGGTGCATTTTCTATAATAGTGGGCTTTGTTGCTACTGTTGCGGGCGTTTTAACCACCCGTATTTTAATTGAAAATGAATTTAAAAAGTGGCAAGCTGAACTATTTCAAGGTGTACCACCTTTAATTAATTTTATGCCAGCATTTCTTGATGTTGGTGCTTTAACGCCTAGCGAAGCTTTGGTATATACAGTACCATTTTTACCTGAGCCATTAAAAAGCGAAATGCAACTGGTTATTAATAGAATTAAACGTACAGGAGAAACAAACCAAGCTTTAAACACGTTATCGAGAAAGGCTAAACATCCGATAATAGATGCAGTTTGCTTTAGATTAGGCATGGCTTGGGAAAGTAAAGTTGAAGCTGACATGTTTCTAGATTTAGCAGAAAGTGTTGACAACGAAAATGATCAAGCAGCCACTAGAGCTACAGTAACTAAGTCTGGTTTGTTTGCCTTAATTGCGGTACTAGCACTTGTAGGAGCAATACCCATCTTTGGCTATCCTGCATGGGGATTTGTTGAAGACCAAATTACAGGAGGTTTCGGTATGTGATAAAGGAGGGAAACGATGTCAACAAAAAAAAAGGTCTCCATATTTTCAATAATAGTATGGATACTAGGGCTAATTGCATGTCTGCTAGCAGTGATATTCATATTTACAAGTATAAGAGGGTGGTTCTTCCGAATCTAAAAAAAGAAGATGGATTTATAGAGATCCCTGTTCTTGGAATGGCCATAATCCTGATATTCTTAGTAATAATCATGGTTATGGCTTTAGTTTATGGTATCCAGACAAAACTTGTCACCACTTATGACTGGTTTGGCGAAGCAATGAATTATGCAGCACAGGCCAGTAATATGGATGGTGACGTTAGCATGGTAGCTTTGCGTACTGCTGAAACAAAACAATATTTTAAATCGGCTTTTGCCGATATGATTGAAGGTAGTGTCAGTGGTGATAGTTTTATTCCTAATAACTACAATTATTATCCTGGCAACATTGAGATCAAAAGTTTTGAAAGTGTTGTGCCAGGAGATCCAGTTCCAGGAGGAACAGCAAACCAACCAGGGTATATGGCTGTTATAGAGGTGCCAGTATTCAATGACAAAATCCCCTTTAATGACAAGCAATATGTGAGCAAACAAATGCGATATTTTGCCGTGGTTAAAAGTACTACAACTAATTAAGGAGAGTGTTTTTAATGAAAAAAATTATTAAGACCTTTAAGAGAAAGATTAAGACTACAATTACTAGCGAAAGTGGACAATTATCAGCAGCTGCGTGGACATTAGGTTCAGCCGTTATAGTTGTAATAGTTATCGGTGCAATTATGGCAATATCAGATAGTACCGCAACAGAATTATTTCAACGCATGATTAACAACATCACTGATACTTTAGGAATTTAATGAGGTGGTTTAATGCTAAAGGATATGGTATCAACCTTTGGTATGCTTTTTATTCTCATTGGTTTTTTAGTTGCTGGTGCATTATTCATCGGTATGATGGGACAATGGTATGCCTTACAAAACCAGGCACAGTTTATTGCAGTAAGTCAAGGTAAGTACGGCGGTTATACAGAACAAGCAGATAATGCATTAAAAGAGTTTGTGCAAGATATGAATTTAGAGCCTACTAAAGTAGATGTGTATGTATCCGCCCCTAATAGTCCGGTACCTTGGGGTACTACAGTAAAGGCAGAAGTTACAAATCATTTTAGATTTAAGGTAGGTACCTTTCTAGATATCACAACACCAATAAAATTAACAGGGAGAGGGCGTGCAGTTAGTTCTTATATGCCAGGTACTTATACTGTCACATATACCTCTCCTTCATATTAGTAGCATGGGTACAAAGGGTAGAGATGTGGTTATATGGCTAATGATGGGCATATTTGCCCCGTTAGCCATAATAACACTTCTGTTAGGAAACAAAAGTTTAGGAATAAGCTTATATACGTGTTATCTGTTAACCATTATTCCAATACTGTGGTTTTATTTAGTAGAAGTTCCTAACTCAAAGAAAATCAGCCAGGATTTAGAGCTAGATTTTATTATTTTAATGCCAGTTAATGTATCGTGGGTAAAGTTATTTACCCGTAAATTTACTAAGTATCCCATTAAAAAAGCTTATGAGATACATCTAAAAACTAATGTTCACCAAAACTTATCAACTTATTTTGAGAATCTGGATGATGATTTATTAAAAATTCTCAATAACGTTAATATGCAAGATACGTTAGTGATTTGGGAAACACCTTCCCCAGTACCGTCAAGGTTTAGAAAACTTATCAAGGAAAAACGGTTATTAAACCAAGCGATTTATGAAAAAGGTGGGTGGGGAATACCTTATCCACCTTTTGTAAACCATTATTTAAAAAAATATAAAAATAGAGTTTATCACGGAGCATACCTGATAACAAAAAGGAGTGAAATTAAGTATTGAGTAAAAAAATTGGTATTATAGTATCAGTGGTGCTAGCCTTAATTTTTACTGGCACCATTATTTTTACTGCTCAAAAAGATTTAAGGGCAGAAACAAAGACTGTTGAAGTGTATAAAGCAGTTAATTATATTGCTATGGGTAGTGAAGTAAAAAAAGATGATGTAAAAACGGTTGAAGTTCCTGAAAAGATGATTGATAATTTGGTTCAAGACATAAGCTATTTTGAAGGGAAAGTGACTACTCAAAACATTGGCCCTGACCAATTTATTTTTGAAAACAGTGTTGCAAAAGGGTTGGCAATTAGGCCGGGCTATGTAGAAATTTTTATTCCCACAGATTTATCCAAATCCGCACTAGCAATTGCAGGTGAAATGGTTGACTTGTATCCTATTGGAGATAGTTACGAAGGAGTGCCGCTACCTCCTGTTTTTGAAGGTGCGCGGGTATTACACTCTTTAGATCAAGAAGGTAAGGATATTGATCCTTCCCGTGCCCAAGATTTAAAGGGAATAGCAGCGTCAGGGACAAATATACCAGTATCTGTTGGAGTAGAAATACCTAAAGAAAAGGTTAGTCAAATAGTAATGTATGCTGGTAATAAAAACATATACCTTGTAAAAAGTTCTAAATAGTTAATTGGGAGGGCTAGAAATTAAATTATTTCAGTCCTCCCTTTCTTGTTTTAAGAGGTGATTAATTTTGAAGCGATTACAGTTTCAAAAACAATGGGTAACAGCTTCAGCATATCAGTTGTTTGGACTAGATAATCTTGTTGAATTAAAA
It encodes:
- a CDS encoding type II secretion system F family protein; protein product: MLIKLLLLFSLFLLFYLLIVGEFPVNLEALLKSDLPKQKTFKDKFQVYVLPLISATIFFFFGRVVFLSVLSGLIFAFLGWHLPKWVLKWREHKKKEKPRELAKDFITSAAGMYGAGQLTTDVIRHSALRMPAPFNQDFQEMLARRNLDGAPFHVMLRQMGNKYGLKEFDAAAAIIEASEKAGGPTAAAKGLKRLGVALRKREKQLMERRKANMEPQIACLLAIVILSLGLIMDATVFRAEYREVPIIMASGCLIVVGLIFAVVKISSNADLES
- a CDS encoding SAF domain-containing protein, encoding MSKKIGIIVSVVLALIFTGTIIFTAQKDLRAETKTVEVYKAVNYIAMGSEVKKDDVKTVEVPEKMIDNLVQDISYFEGKVTTQNIGPDQFIFENSVAKGLAIRPGYVEIFIPTDLSKSALAIAGEMVDLYPIGDSYEGVPLPPVFEGARVLHSLDQEGKDIDPSRAQDLKGIAASGTNIPVSVGVEIPKEKVSQIVMYAGNKNIYLVKSSK
- a CDS encoding ATPase, T2SS/T4P/T4SS family, with the translated sequence MSKDSLEMSNQDWDSIVDVQKTDIVEELASQIYKEHPDLFNGDKVALGESINVDYLEQIIRQTVLTRKDLLPDEIEEITGKILGQATGYGQLSEFFTGPEAEEITETMINPSKDGPKVFVGKHGRPHYVGNHYFKNDQEVKDFVQLHCDKAGRSFTAESPVVDAWLPDGSRLAAMGYKACPLGTMITIRKSPVLRPPLPLSVMVANGTMPQLFSDIAKDLLVPGQCNIGVFGRTDSGKTTLLRALGLFIDPMDRTMIGETSFELFMPNLENCINVVTVKIGGNEILSMGDICDSFNRNNPDRTIVSEIRAGEVVAAAEIAESTSGGFWTTAHCGSVNQLRSRLPKMFARGGMTLPRELVDDQIRSMFNYLIFVDKDSMKKRTLMELVQVTDDDYRPIIRFDKEEYALTRGKTRRWIYENPISNKGLADLGFRGGTIKPEYEKVIGNGYLYAADQGGVQC
- a CDS encoding copper amine oxidase N-terminal domain-containing protein, with product MFKKFLSKVFVSSCLVLSLTTIAAADQPTEQVDVYHDNQLVTSVVFKVDSNQYFVNNQTPGTRMDASPFIEQGRTFVPVRYLGNALGVTNENIAWNGSTNKAALTLGDKTAELTIGKKQIVATGQTKLTDVAPMLKTGRTYLPARYVAEALGYQVAWDATNGMVIAYPAGQEQPDISTVVDFVGGQLPKVPEVPEVPVQPQVPTGTIDEIVAKAMPFSGQPFSFDGWNFAEGWEESLQYDPMTREKINLKFQKVTVDELRQSNGIHIGDTSVIHDVKITDEGVYTTQSSIYHTGLGFILVEEGNIIRYNYSTNPDMQGTTETTFAAKKHIRGGTYKNPLPTPDMNKVTGVLFQYGDKLLHVDVKGGK